The Salmo salar chromosome ssa06, Ssal_v3.1, whole genome shotgun sequence sequence caaggtgCTCACGCTGTCTGAGTCTTCTGGCTTGAAACAGCTTGAGAAGCAGCAGTCCAATGGCAAGAGAGCCTACTACCACAAATACAGCAGCCACATTCGTGTAACTGTTCTTTGGAATTTCCTTTTGATTCGCAGCATTTTCTGTAACACACAAAATCATTTTAAATGAAAATCGTGTCACATTCAGGTATGCGATCAGGGATGCAACCAATTAAGTAATGTTTGTAGGGTATTTGGTTTAAAAGGTAGCTAAGTCAATTTATATTGGATACTAATAGAGGATAATGTCAGAAAAGCAAGAATTCTTGATGGATCCTCTGCACAGTGGAAATCATGACGCAAAAAGGAGAATACTATATTGTTACACTGTGAGGAGATATGCCATGCACTGTGTGACTGCCCCACTGGTGCCACAGCTGTCTCTATACATTAACTCCAATGAGTAGACACAAACACTGAGAAAATCCTTGCCATAGACATACAGTAAATGCTTGCAAGATTTTCCCCTAGTAGGCCAGTCTAACTGTAATCATCCATTCACAAGGAATGACCCCTCAGCCCCCTTGAGCTGTCCATGTGTTGTATGTAAGAGGATTACTGAGCTCACCTGTGAACTTCAGCATGAAGTTACAATTTGTGTTTCCACTGTCAGTGTTCACCACACACTCATACCCCTCTTCTTCAGGCTGGGTTTCTTTAACCAACAGGGACACAACTTTGTCTTTCTCATTGGCAGGTGGCATGGAAAGCTGATATTTTGGGTTCAGCGGCATCCCGGGTTCAGAGGGTTGATTATTGTATTTATATATGAACACAGGTTCACCTTTGTGATCCCCATTCTGGTCCAGCCTCCACAACACGACCTGCTTTATGTTTACATTACCAGGGGATTCCTCACTGAACTTCACAGAGCAGTCTAGGACTGCATCCTTCCCAGATTCCACCTGGATGACCTGCTTCAACTCTGAGCGCTGGTTTAGACCTGTTTAAGCAACAGATAGAAAAACTAAATGAAACAGGACTGTAGTACAGAAAATGTTACAACTGACAGGTGTAGTTTGGATAAAACAAAACTCCTAGACCATTCGGTGTGAGCATTTTGGAAGTTGTGGTGTTGGCAAAAGTATTACAAATTGTGCCTGCAGAATGCCTTACTATTGGATGTCTCCATCCCAGTGATGAGGAGAAACATGAGAGTGGACAAGCTGAAGACCAATGCCATGTTAGGGCCTTTCTCCTAAGTAGAAAAACAGGGGTTCTGAGAAACAGTGGTCTCTCCACAGGAAAGGGTTCACAACAATCAGTGGTTGTGCCAAATTAATCAGAGAGCAACAGTGGATAGCCTGAATAATATGCATTGACTAATACAAGCACTGACTCAACATGCTATTTTTGCTTACTAAGcaaccagggttgggtaggttactttctaaatgtaatccgttactagttacctgtccataattgtaatcagtaacgtaacttttggattacccaaacttagtaacgtaatctgattacattccgttacttttagattactttctccgtaagaggcattagaagaagacacaaatgtatgttaccaattgaaagacatctattgcaggatacatcaatgttaaagttaacatagctggccatatatggatgttacattttactttatgggttggctATGTAGGCTTCTTTTTTATTTCTTAAGGTAAGTTgcctgagaacacattctcattcacagcaacgacctggggaatagttacaggggagaggagggggaatgaatgagccaattgtaagctggggatgattaggtgaccacaATGGTATGAGGGGCAgattcttctaacccatcgctttgtactacatataataatacgattaaattatatctttacattaaaaaccagagtctatcagaattccagtcattccaatacatttttaccccttgatcttcaagaataagacttggaaatatggaagtatcagaggtgtggactcgagtcacatgacttggactcgagtcagactcgagtccaactgctggctaggcagttggtagcctaaatcctgcctgatctTACTGCTGTTCATAAAACCATTGACATacattagcctactgtaaccacacacagagagggtgtgtgtgtgtgtgtgtgtaagattgggcgattgtgtacaagcctacatcacCCGATTGTGCCCTATAGCTATCCTCGATAGTCGATTGCTATGGGGGGGcgggtctttctcatggctacccatgtatttccatggaaatataacatttatatgGAAAGTAATAAACATATATATTTGTAAAAGCATTcttgatttgcgtaaatgtaatatagtaactattactcttgttaaaaatatgaaatggtattacatttggtgaagagcacattttgacttgtttaggactcgaaactcaaagtttaggacttgagacttgacttgagacttgtcggtcttgactcggacttgcctgtcttgacttgggacttgttAAACAATGActttgtcacgttcgtcgtaaggatgggaccaaggtgcagcgggaatgtgtaaactcatcttcttaatttattgagaagaaaaacgtgaacacagaaaaacaaaacaacaaacaatgacGAAGACGctaacagtcctgtgaggcaaaCAGCTACACTTGGAACAACTACCTacaaaaacccatggaaaaacacccctactaaataggaccttcaattagaggcaacgaggaacagctgcctcaaattgaaggtcaacccaatgaactaaacatagaaatagaaaaactagaacgaacatagaaatatactaacatagaacattaacaaaaaaccccgaaacacataaaacaaataaaccctttactggtcaggacatgacagtaccccccccccccaaaggtgcataccccggatgcacctcaaacaaaaaacacaaaaatcaaccccaaaacaaaaataatcccaaacaaaagggagggaagggagggtggccaccgtcaccgacggttcttgtgctacacccccccctccccaatcctccaatatggagagacggcccacagtccggagccacgcaccaggcctccagtgcgtcagcccagtccagtacgtcctgttcccgctcctcgcacacgccttggggtgtgtgtctccagtctggtacctccagtaccagccccacaactaggcctccagtgcgtcagcccagagcctgcagagacggcccacagtccggagcctgcagagacggcccacagtccggagccggcccacagtccggctccgggccgtctctgccggctccgggccgtctctgccggctccgggccgtctctgccggctccgggccgtctctgccggctgcGGACTccgggccgtctctgccggctccggactccgggccgtctctgccggctccggactccgggccgtctctgccggctcggACTccgggccgtctctgccggctgcGGACTccgggccgtctctgccggctgcGGACTccgggccgtctctgccggctgcGGACTccgggccgtctctgccggctccggactccgggccgtctctgccggctccggactgcgggccgtctctgccggctccggactgcgggccgtctctgccggctccggactgtgggccgtctctgccggctccggactgtgggccgtctctgccggctccggactgtgggccgtctctgccggctccggactgtgggccgtctctgcaggctccggactgtgggccgtctctgcaggctccggactgtgggccgtctctgcaggctccggactgtaggacatcgccggaagcactggacggggaactgtcgccggaagctctggacggggaactgtcgccggaagctctggacggggaactgtcgccggaagctctggacggggaactgtcgccggaagctctggacggggaactgtcgccggaagctctggacggggaactgtcgccggaagctctggacggggaactgtcgccggaagctctggacggggaactgtcgccggaagctctggacggggaactgtcgccggaagctctggacggggactgcgcactgaaggcctgatgcatggggctggctttggaggcgccagaccaTTTTcacacaccacagggctagtacgaggagcaggagcaggacgaactggactgggctgacgcactggaggcctagtgtgtggggctggtactggaggtaccagactgtaGACACACACCCCAAGGCgtgtgcgaggagcgggaacaggacgtactggactgggctgacgcactggaggcctggtgcgtggtgctggctttggaggcgccagactggagacacgcacctcaaggctagtgcgaggagcaggaactggatacaccgggccatgaacaagcactggaggtctggagcgcacagcctgcacaacccgtcctggctgggtggtaacagtagccctgcccgagcggagtgctggcacagggcgaactgggctgtgcagaggcctgatggctgccgtgcgtagagcaggcgcagggtagcctgggcctaggagacgcactggtggccagatgtgctgcgcaggcatattcctacctggctggatgcccactctagcacggcacttgcgaggggctgggatcgctcgcaccggactgtgcgggCACAcgggcgagattgtgcgcacttccgcatagaccaGCGCTCTCATGATccgctgctccccataataagcacggggagttggcttaggtctattaCCTGACCTAGCCActcttcccgtgtgccccccaaaacatttcttggggctgcctctcacactTGCCAATCTGCGCGTATAATGCCTCGTAATGacgccgctccgccttggctgcctccagctcctccttaggtcgctgatactccccagc is a genomic window containing:
- the LOC106606634 gene encoding uncharacterized protein isoform X1; its protein translation is MEKGPNMALVFSLSTLMFLLITGMETSNSLNQRSELKQVIQVESGKDAVLDCSVKFSEESPGNVNIKQVVLWRLDQNGDHKGEPVFIYKYNNQPSEPGMPLNPKYQLSMPPANEKDKVVSLLVKETQPEEEGYECVVNTDSGNTNCNFMLKFTENAANQKEIPKNSYTNVAAVFVVVGSLAIGLLLLKLFQARRLRQHEPLIQEASVVPEAPPTTGMPNTRTLQAFPWLAGCITSGPDWESHRAAHNWPSVVRVWLGPSRARLQHQDRTVSVATDVLSGVLWALFPVGIMFALSLTPHS
- the LOC106606634 gene encoding uncharacterized protein isoform X4 gives rise to the protein MEKGPNMALVFSLSTLMFLLITGMETSNSLNQRSELKQVIQVESGKDAVLDCSVKFSEESPGNVNIKQVVLWRLDQNGDHKGEPVFIYKYNNQPSEPGMPLNPKYQLSMPPANEKDKVVSLLVKETQPEEEGYECVVNTDSGNTNCNFMLKFTENAANQKEIPKNSYTNVAAVFVVVGSLAIGLLLLKLFQARRLRQHEPLIQEASVVPEVPAEHDSSTRTGLFP
- the LOC106606634 gene encoding uncharacterized protein isoform X3; this translates as MEKGPNMALVFSLSTLMFLLITGMETSNSLNQRSELKQVIQVESGKDAVLDCSVKFSEESPGNVNIKQVVLWRLDQNGDHKGEPVFIYKYNNQPSEPGMPLNPKYQLSMPPANEKDKVVSLLVKETQPEEEGYECVVNTDSGNTNCNFMLKFTENAANQKEIPKNSYTNVAAVFVVVGSLAIGLLLLKLFQARRLRQHEPLIQEASVVPEAVPAEHDSSTRTGLFP
- the LOC106606634 gene encoding uncharacterized protein isoform X6; the encoded protein is MEKGPNMALVFSLSTLMFLLITGMETSNSLNQRSELKQVIQVESGKDAVLDCSVKFSEESPGNVNIKQVVLWRLDQNGDHKGEPVFIYKYNNQPSEPGMPLNPKYQLSMPPANEKDKVVSLLVKETQPEEEGYECVVNTDSGNTNCNFMLKFTDEPLIQEASVVPEVPAEHDSSTRTGLFP
- the LOC106606634 gene encoding uncharacterized protein isoform X5, which gives rise to MEKGPNMALVFSLSTLMFLLITGMETSNSLNQRSELKQVIQVESGKDAVLDCSVKFSEESPGNVNIKQVVLWRLDQNGDHKGEPVFIYKYNNQPSEPGMPLNPKYQLSMPPANEKDKVVSLLVKETQPEEEGYECVVNTDSGNTNCNFMLKFTDEPLIQEASVVPEAVPAEHDSSTRTGLFP
- the LOC106606634 gene encoding uncharacterized protein isoform X2 — protein: MEKGPNMALVFSLSTLMFLLITGMETSNSLNQRSELKQVIQVESGKDAVLDCSVKFSEESPGNVNIKQVVLWRLDQNGDHKGEPVFIYKYNNQPSEPGMPLNPKYQLSMPPANEKDKVVSLLVKETQPEEEGYECVVNTDSGNTNCNFMLKFTDEPLIQEASVVPEAPPTTGMPNTRTLQAFPWLAGCITSGPDWESHRAAHNWPSVVRVWLGPSRARLQHQDRTVSVATDVLSGVLWALFPVGIMFALSLTPHS